AGAGAGAAGTGGAAGGAAGTGGAGGGGAACATCATCAACACAATCATCTACCATGAAAGAGAAAAAGGTGATCAGAGGAACGCATTATTCCAATCAGATTGCGTCTCCCATGAATGGACGAAAATAACGCAGCACAAAAAGATGATTCGAATAGAAGCAATTGAACATCAAGTCTTAAACTGAAGAAAAGCAGCAAATACATTGAATTTGCAAACCTATATGCAAGTGTGTGGGTGATtcatttgaggagagagaaattagagCATAACCCTGAATTGATTCCCCCCCACCTCCCCCCATTTTATAGTAGAGAGAGGGAAAATCCGGAAAATAGTGTCACTTATCAAAGGTGAATTTGTATGATTAGTGCGTATATTTTGGTCATTTACTGTAGATTATCTTCCTTTTGAAAGATTGGTTTATTAAAGAACGAGGGGTCACAAATCCCAAACCCTTCATTTGCCAACAGAGGAAAATACATACATCCCTTCTCCTCCGGATCCTCCTATTTAAAAAAAGTTATAGATAGGTTTCCAACGAAATCAAAGTTTTCAGGGTTTAGCTAATAGTTCCTTGAAAGTTTAACCTCTAGTTTCTTTGCTATGGCTCAGTTGCTGCCTCATAGTTTACGTTGATCTCCCCTTGACTTGTCCCCATGGTATATGCATAAGTTTGATTTAGATATATAGAATGATTGATCCAGGGGAAAGAGCGTTCCGAATGATGATACTTTTTCCCCTCCCAATAGAGTTATCACTAAGATCATGGAATTAACTGTGATCTAGTACTGGTTTATTGTATGCATAAGTGATATGTGCACAAGTACTGGTTTATTATGTTTCTTGTTGCATATTTAGAATATAGATTATAAATGGGATGCTTTGTTCTGTGCTATATTGATTGAAATTTGGTAGGCATCGCTTTTACGTCTGACTTAGTTTTGCATTCCTGTTTTTTTTACCGTATTGGCAGGCACCTTTGGTGAAGTTGTAAATGTAGAACTGGCTATGGACCGAATTGTAAGTTATTTCAGTTTTTTTGTTTAAGATATCTAGGCAAGTATTCATTCCCTAATTATCTAACTTGGACATACCAATATTTACAGGTCAATCTTCCCAAAGGATATGCATATGTGGAATTTAAGACAAGAGCTGATGCTGAAAAGGCACAAGTGCATATGGATGGAGTATGTCTACGTCTCACTAGAATGATATATCAGGTTAAATATGTAGTCGTGGCTgctttatatttttgtttttcaatgCAGGCTCAAATTGATGGAACTATTGTGGTGGCGCAATTAACCTTACCGCCCAGTGAAAAGGTATCACCCACCAAAGCTGTTGCTCCTCCTCCCAAAAAAGACGTTACCAAAAATGACGGTGTAGATGCTGGGAAGGATGGACCAAAACGAGCAAGAGAAGGTGCAATCTAAGAAAAATCGTTTTAAACTTTTAATCACTCCACAGTTGTATTTCACTACATActcattctaaaattttgcaTGTTCCCAGCATCTCCACGTCCTAGAAGATCTCCTGTTGCTCGCAGAGGGGGTTCACCTAGAAGAATGAATCCTCCACCTCGTCGTCGTGCAGATTCTCCTATCCGTAGAGAATCCCCTTTTCGCCGAGGTGAATCACCTAAAAGAAGGCGTCCTATATCTCCGAGAGGCCGTTCTCCATCTCCGTCAAAGCGCCCAAGATCACCTGTGAGGTTAGTTACTTGCTACTACTTTTGTTATATTGATTTGATTGCTTAAAAATACTGATGGATCACTTTCAATAGGGGTTCTCCGCGGAGGGTGCGAGGAAGTCCTGTTCGTAGACGATCTCCCTTACCCCCACGACGACGGTATGTAATCTTAAACACACTGTTATTGAATATACCGTCCCCTGACATTGATAAGAAAACGGTGGTAATTCGGTGTAACCTCCATAAAATATTCTGTAATTGGagttcatatattatcttttaCTGTGTTTTTGTGGATGACCTACTTATATTTTATTCTTGTGTGATTTTTCTGTATGTGCTTGATGATGTTGGCCGATTGCCTTTTACTTTTAGAAAATCAATTTTTGTGGTTGCTGGTTTATCTAAGACCTCCATAAAATAATCTGTAATTGGAGTTCACATATTATCTTTTACTGTGTTTTTATGGATAGCCTACTCTATTCTTGTGTGATTTTTCTGTATGTGGTTGATGATGTTGGCCGATTGCCTTTTACTTTCAGAAAATTAATTTTTGTGGTTGCTGGTTTATCTAAGACTATAGTTTGAGGCAGATCATTACAATTCATATCAGTTTTTTTCTTTCCGACTAATATATGGTAATTATTTTCCTATGATGGGGTCTATTATATAAAGAGATGAAATCACTAAACTTTGGACCAACCGATTAATGTAAGCCATTCCCAAATTGATTGTGCTAGTTTGTTAAATAAGGCACTACACTACGATGCCTTGATTTATCAATTTCACTGGAATGCAGCACCTTTCACTTTGAAGGGGTCACTGAGGCAAAGTCCTGCTTTGTTGCAAATTTAGGAGAAAGTGTTCTATTATATTTGTCTTCCCGACCTGCTTGTATTTTCCTTTTTGTGGAGTATAAATCACCTTGAAGATGATTATAGCACTTGATGTAGACAAAGGATTGAAACCACCATAAATTTCAAGAGATTCAATTGTAACTATAGGAAGCTGGATGGGGCGTTAACTAAAGGTCTTTTTGCTATTTGGTATGAAATTCAAGCAAGCTGAGGTTTCTTTTTAGAAGATACGTGGGGATCACTGTAATATGCACTTTTAACATTTTGAAGGTTGAAGCTACTCAGTCACTGCTTAAGATTCGCTGCTATCTTCACCCCCCACTCCTTATTTTTAATTACAAATAATtgccaaaaataaataaatcgaaAGCTTCTTGGGAAACAAGACGCTGCAAAGAAGGACAAAGATGTTCAGTGCCGCATTGCATCTGGTGCTTGCATATGGATTAGCATGAAGCTACCTAACTGCTCTTCTCACGCCTGGCTCTTCATTGACACTATTACTTGTATAGGAGCTAGCCAGTGCTTTTTTGAGTGAGCCATTGTTGATGGTTGCATTGAAGCACCCTTAAAGGATACCCTTGTCAAGACATTGTTCAATGGCTTAAGTTATCAGGAAGATTATTTGTGCAGCAAGTATGGTGCAAATAATTGTGGACACTATTATTAACTAACAGTTGGGATAATGGTATCATTTATGGTGTTGTCCGAAGTTAGTGATCTGGTGTTGATGCTTCTTGTAGGTTCTAAGTTGTTAGAGTTTTTAGGTTAAGATCAGGACTGTCTTTTCTTCCAAAAGCAAAACAAAAGTTCTGCTAGTCTTTACTGGGTAAGGTCAATGCCAGTTTTATCTTACTAGAATCGATATTTGTCACTTTTATTCTTCAAGTACAGTTGACACACTTAAATAAGTCTTTTGTGGGAGTTTCTTGGTGACGTACAATTTTGTGGTGTTCTCATTCTTTCCTTTTCAAAGCCTCGATGAAATGGAACTCAGAAGATTTAGACTTACCAAACTTCGAGTTGACCCCACATGGTTATCATCTAGTGTGTAACTACCTAAATTGTGATACTTTGTCACTTTTGTATTCTAGTAATTGAGTGACATTTTCAATCATATTAAGCAACATGGTTCTTTCAATCTGCATTCCGTTAGAATCTTGCATGCTAAGCTGGTGCCTATATTTTATCATGAGTGTCGATGGTGATGTTGTTTCATTGTTCAGTATCTGCTAAAAAACAAGATTTTTTATTCTTACCCTGTTCTTCATGTTTTTCTCCTGTATTGAATCAGTTGTACCCTCTGGTTTTTCgttgttattgtttttataattcTTTACCTAAAAAGTTTCAAAATTGAAACTGATTTAATACATGGTTCAATGTTTGCAGCTCGCCACCACCAAGACGAGCTCGGAGCCCTCCTAGAAGGTCTCCTGTTGGTCGTAGACGTAGCCGCTCTCCTGTTCGTAGGATAGGTCGCTCACGCTCAAGATCACCCTCACCTCGAAGGTAATTGAATTTTGCAACTGTTCTCTAATACTCTAGTTTTGCATGGGCTTGTAAAGCAATTTTGAAAGCAATGTGTGAATTGTGTTTTGCGCCTTGTCTAAACACCTTTGAGAAAATTGAGTTGTTTAGATGAGGTGAGTCAATACTGAGTTCCAATGACCTAATTGTCATGCTAGGTATTTGATTTATGGTCAAACTTCTCGGGTCCCCCAACTGAAGTTCAGTTTTCTTTCCCACAAATTTCACGTTCTGGATTTCTTGGACAGTTGGACTCTTGGAAGGCTAGAAACTTGTCTGCTGCAGTGCCTCTGATGATGGGCAATTTTAGTTTCTAGCGCCTGCATAGTTCCTATGTAGTGAATCCAGTGATGAATTGGCTGAGTTCATCCCACCAAGAAAAACCTAGATTCTAAACACCAAATGCAGAAGATTCCTTTGAACTCTTATTTTGAGCTCACATATCTGTGGAGATTTCCCTTTCTGGATGCTCTAAATATTGTGGTTTTCTcttgttttctttcaaaacatactccctccgtgccTAAAAGAAGTCATTTTTCTTAGGTACATAGATTTAGGAGAGAATTGTTGGTGGTAAGTCTAggtgaataaaaaaataagataCTGGATATATACAAGTATATATTTGTTATAGAGGTAAGATAAAGTGGTGGGCCTATGTTGAGTATAGGTGAATAACAATGGGAACTAAGGtaaagaaaatattattataCTTGATGGACCCAACCAAAAACTCAAACTAGATGTTTATTGAATTCTTTGGGGGCAGAGGGAGTAACCAGACTTCCAGAAAACTGCAAGTGATAATTTCTTTCTCCTATTTGGTTTGAAAAGAGAATAATGCTACTTCTAAGCCAGATTGAGATCAAGTAATGCTCTctcttaatgttcttttctctcAAGTTATTAGTTTATTACCCGTTTCCCTTTTCGTTATCCCATACCTTCTCAATATCTATTAATAAGTGCCCAAAATATCTTGGAACTATATAAATTGCCCCTTTTGAATTGTATGGGGAATGATGAATGTTGAATTAAGGGGTATGTCGGTCGGGTGCAAGTCTGAAAAAATCACATCTGTTAGACTCTTCTGAGAAGTGAATGATGTCTCATGAAATCTAGGTTACCCATTTGCCGGGGAATAGTTGGAGTGGTTGGTACAGAGCTTTTGTTCTGGACTTTggattatactccctccataaCTAAAAGTTCTTCCCATTTCTCTTTAGATGTTTCTCGATGCACATTTttaatcattaatatctctagtTACATCTTAGTTAAAATCTCTGTTACCCGGATTCTTCATTTCATCTCAAATACCGGATTCTTGACACTCGGATATAGGTATCTGTGTCCGACGTGGGTATCCGAGTCCCGGTAACATAggttaaaattataaaagtttgataTTGTTAAAGTAGTCGTTGAGATGGATCAAACAAGACATTATATATTggaaataatttagaaaattCTCTTCAATTctgaatagtgtcaagattctTAACGGGAAGAACTTAAATGACGGAGGGGGTAGGAGACAGGAATGAAAATTCGTGAGTAATTGGCTtttatttattcatatggggTGTTGGTGTACAATGACATAATTTCCAGGATAGGCTGTCCAAGAAggattttgttatttttgtaCCACTGATCCATTTCTCGTGGCTAGATGCCTATATGCCTCCACTTCAATAGCTGTTTATATTTCCTCAAAATATATTGGATGTTATTAGAAAATAACCTTgagaacatttctttttatCAATATTTATCGAGAGGAATTAATGGTCaactttaaccttttaaaattaaACCCTATCTTGTAAATCACATTGTAAAGTAAAAACCTTCCGTTGTGACTACATGTTGGGCTTATTGGTCTATTCCATAAATGCTTGTTTTTTTTACCTCTTGTGATGGTTGCTTGTGTATTTCAGAAGACCACCAGTTAGAAGAGGAAGGTCATCTTCAGGCTCTCCATCTCCAAGTCCAAGAAGGGTATGTTGTGTAAAATTTTAGTgatattatttataaattaatattgTCATGTTTCTCATAGTGTGTCAATTCTCTCTTTTACAGGTACCTAGGAGGATATCAAGGAGTCCTAGGAGGTAATATATTGTCTTCTATCTGCTGAGCACTGGCGTTAAACTTATCAACTTACATCTCAGAAATTCATCAATTTTGTGCTGATCAAAATTTGGATGTGGATTTCCATGGTCATTCTTTTGATAAAAAGGGAACAATTGTATTCTATGCATCACTGATGGGAATTTGGTTGTCGTTGCAGGCCATTGAAAGGAAGGAGTAAGAGCAGCAGCAGGAGCCGAAGTAGCAGCGGATCCCCTCGTAAACCATAAGTTTGAAGTTATATGGGGGAGTTGCATGTCAGAAAGTTTACATACTAAGCACGAGGTTGTTGATTGGGGCCTCTTTCCATCCCGTGGACTGCCTGTTTTGTAATTTGTGCTGGCTCGTTTTTTTTTATCTCGACTCTTTAGGAATTTTATTGTTGCTGAAAACATATTTACAATGAGTACTGGCTAGCGCTGCTATGTGCTGGTGCTGGTGATGTGTTAATTTTACCCTAGAGATGTACTTAAGCTGCTTAGCTTCGCTTTGCTTTTAGTGTTAATGAATCATAAAACTAGGATTGCAAAATGTAAGTTACACTGCTTTCATACTTGCGTGTATGCAATATTTGCAAAAGTGATTGTGAACTTTGTTTACAAGGTCTGGTTACCTTGAGAATGATCGTGTTTTATATTGAGACAGACCACGAGAGATCATCTAACTAGAGAATGCCATTGTGAAAAAAAGGCCATATctcaacatattctttttagtCTGTTTGGCAGTTAGGGATGTCAACGAGCCGAGTATTTGGGCTGTTCGAGCTAGGCTTGATAAGAAATTTCCGAGTTCGAGCTCGAGCCAAGCTTATCCGAGCTTTCATTTTTCCTGTTCGATCTTGGCTCATTTATATTTTTCGTTGTTTGAGCTTAGCTCACGAGTAGCTTGTTTAAATTTAAGCTCGAGTCGAGCCGAGCTATTAGCAGCCGAGTCTTATAAAACGATCTTttaacaaacgagccttaataAATAAACGAGATCGAATTTAAACgatcatattaataataataagagaaatgttattttcaaaaattataaaacataaaaacataaaCTTAAGGGTTTTGAGCTTTACGAATATTAATATGCCCTTGATTGAAGAAATAAGAAAAGTAAACATATACGGTTTTGGTAGTTTTGGTagtatactactccctccgtcccataatatagtgcccgtttgaccaaaatcacggttattaaggtaaagtataacattgataataaaaacaataattatttgttctttcaagataaagtacatgttagttggcttatatggagagagaaattagagattaaaggtgtgtacataataaataggcctaaaaaagacaaaaatcaagcacatgggttgaataaaagtcaaaaaatacaattttcaaagtaaaaattaatggtttaaaatagaaataggcacatcatttagggacaccattttaggaaaacaggcactatattatgggacggagggagtagtatttagTCAATTTCTTACCCTTAATTTTAGCATAATTATATGAATAATATCATAATATAATttgtaaaaaacaaaagagacggagggagtagtaccgAGTAAATTTTTTTGCATTATTTATTGGGAATAGAATAGACATTTAACATTATAGTGCCATAATTGTGCTTCTAAATTTTCTTAACACAACAGAAAATTATGTCTCGATATTTGTTATTGAATAAAGTGCTTCATCTAATTCTATTTAAAGATCGCATCAAGTTTAGCTGGATAACGTCCTATCATGATTACATCAAATTTAACTTGAAAATTGCTttggaaaaaataataaagaagaaGATCAAAAAGCTAGAAACGGAAGGAATGGTAAGTACTCCGTATCGTTTAAGGTATATATAGTGCACTCTATGTCCGTTACCTCtttattttttgagatttttttaaataaaaaattgac
This sequence is a window from Spinacia oleracea cultivar Varoflay chromosome 1, BTI_SOV_V1, whole genome shotgun sequence. Protein-coding genes within it:
- the LOC110799069 gene encoding serine/arginine-rich splicing factor SR45, whose product is MAKPSRGRGASPSGSSSSRSRSRSRSSGSASRSVSSRSRSGSRSRSPSRSLSSSSSPSRRSVSSRSASPSVSPPLQRKISPEPAKRGRSPPPQAKKASPPRKPSTLPESKVVYINKLTRNVNEGHLREIFGTFGEVVNVELAMDRIVNLPKGYAYVEFKTRADAEKAQVHMDGAQIDGTIVVAQLTLPPSEKVSPTKAVAPPPKKDVTKNDGVDAGKDGPKRAREASPRPRRSPVARRGGSPRRMNPPPRRRADSPIRRESPFRRGESPKRRRPISPRGRSPSPSKRPRSPVRGSPRRVRGSPVRRRSPLPPRRRSPPPRRARSPPRRSPVGRRRSRSPVRRIGRSRSRSPSPRRRPPVRRGRSSSGSPSPSPRRVPRRISRSPRRPLKGRSKSSSRSRSSSGSPRKP